A window of Streptomyces marispadix contains these coding sequences:
- a CDS encoding enoyl-CoA hydratase/isomerase family protein → MTDTPDTAETTDTPAVVVTRHPVTADGGAERGEGPGRFVGEITLNRPGKLNAWTSAMRGELIVALGEFGSDPQCGAVVVTGAGRAFCAGQDLAETAAIDPGDHGATEAWIDDFGRLYRALRSLDKPSVAAVNGVAAGSGFQFALLADLRIGHAGVTMGQPEVLSGIPSITGIWAMWDILGRAKTTEFALAGRLVDGTEAHRLGLLTRLAAEDEVKSEAVSEAARLASLPPGAVALTKRRIRELDDAGLDEAITAAKKVHTAAYATGEPQREMARFLSGRRR, encoded by the coding sequence ATGACAGACACCCCGGATACCGCGGAGACCACGGACACCCCCGCCGTCGTCGTGACCCGTCATCCGGTCACGGCCGACGGTGGAGCCGAGAGGGGCGAGGGGCCCGGCAGGTTCGTCGGTGAGATCACCCTGAACCGCCCCGGCAAGCTCAACGCGTGGACGAGCGCCATGCGCGGCGAACTGATCGTGGCGCTCGGCGAGTTCGGCTCCGACCCGCAGTGCGGCGCCGTGGTGGTCACCGGCGCCGGCCGGGCCTTCTGCGCCGGTCAGGATCTCGCCGAGACGGCTGCGATCGACCCCGGCGACCATGGCGCCACCGAGGCGTGGATCGACGACTTCGGCCGCCTCTACCGGGCGCTGCGGAGTCTGGACAAGCCGTCGGTCGCCGCCGTCAACGGGGTCGCGGCCGGTTCCGGCTTCCAGTTCGCCCTGCTCGCAGATCTGCGCATCGGACATGCGGGCGTCACCATGGGCCAGCCCGAGGTACTCTCCGGCATTCCCAGCATCACCGGGATCTGGGCCATGTGGGACATTCTGGGCCGGGCGAAGACCACCGAGTTCGCCCTCGCCGGGCGGCTCGTCGACGGCACGGAGGCACACCGGCTCGGCCTGCTCACGAGGCTCGCCGCCGAGGACGAGGTGAAGTCGGAGGCCGTGTCCGAGGCCGCCCGGCTCGCCTCGCTGCCGCCCGGGGCCGTCGCGCTCACCAAGCGCCGCATCCGCGAGCTGGACGACGCCGGTCTCGACGAGGCGATCACCGCCGCGAAGAAGGTGCATACGGCGGCCTACGCCACCGGTGAGCCGCAGCGCGAGATGGCCCGCTTCCTGTCCGGGCGCCGCCGCTGA
- a CDS encoding acyl-CoA synthetase, with amino-acid sequence MTTSVTPHTGDVADGESVYRDLVAGHRWNVPARYNMAADVADRHPGDALALIYEDHGGHTEHVLWQRIQDRSKQVAAHLARIGVRQGDRVAVLLPQRIDTPATHLGVLRTGAVLVTMSLLWADEPIRYRLEDCGATALITETGALERARHFTGAVVDVDDPEIAALPPEFDTVDTAADDPALIFYTSGTTGAAKGIVHAHRTLLGHNEFRYCHDLRPGEVFYGAGDWAWSMAKLMGPLRAGAVHLVYRPAGGFDPHGLLDAMSRHKVTTALVNPTFLRKIRADVPDAGSRYPQSLRVVCCSNEPLTPDLIDWFRGQFGVTPLDYYGSTESYPLIGNFPGVPVKAGSMGRRMPGWDVRLLDGDGREVPPGQPGEISLRAGSNPQYPLGYWNRPEASEEAFGGTWYRTKDQAVMDEDGYFWFLGRTDDVIKTSGYRVGPYEVEDVLRRHPAVADAGVVGVPDAVRGQAVKAWIELNPGYEPGPGLADEITDFARTAYSRFAYPRLVEFVDELPRSATGKIQRAALRARDSAPADASPNTAPTAPVRTAPAPAAPAEGPDQKEQGHDDGAPGKAGEGTAPRRDA; translated from the coding sequence ATGACCACCAGCGTCACGCCGCACACCGGCGATGTCGCAGACGGCGAAAGCGTCTACCGCGACCTTGTGGCCGGGCACCGCTGGAACGTGCCCGCGCGCTACAACATGGCCGCGGACGTGGCGGACCGCCACCCCGGCGACGCGCTCGCCCTCATCTACGAGGACCACGGCGGGCACACCGAACACGTCCTCTGGCAGCGGATACAGGACCGCTCGAAGCAGGTCGCCGCCCATCTGGCCCGCATCGGCGTACGGCAGGGCGACCGGGTGGCCGTGCTGCTGCCCCAGCGCATCGACACCCCCGCCACCCATCTCGGTGTGCTGCGCACTGGCGCCGTCCTGGTCACCATGTCCCTGTTGTGGGCCGACGAACCCATCCGCTACCGGCTGGAGGACTGCGGCGCCACGGCCCTGATAACCGAGACCGGGGCACTGGAGCGTGCCCGTCACTTCACCGGTGCCGTCGTCGACGTCGACGACCCGGAAATCGCCGCGCTGCCGCCCGAGTTCGACACCGTCGACACCGCCGCCGACGACCCGGCCCTGATCTTCTACACCTCGGGCACCACCGGCGCCGCCAAGGGCATCGTGCACGCCCACCGCACCCTCCTCGGCCACAACGAGTTCCGCTACTGCCACGATCTGCGCCCCGGCGAGGTCTTCTACGGCGCGGGGGACTGGGCCTGGTCGATGGCGAAGCTCATGGGTCCGCTGCGTGCCGGTGCCGTACATCTCGTCTACCGGCCGGCCGGCGGCTTCGACCCGCACGGGCTGCTCGACGCCATGTCGCGCCACAAGGTCACCACCGCCCTGGTCAATCCGACGTTCCTGCGCAAGATCAGAGCCGACGTGCCGGACGCCGGCAGCCGCTACCCTCAGTCGCTTCGCGTCGTGTGCTGCTCCAACGAACCGCTCACCCCCGACCTCATCGACTGGTTCCGCGGCCAGTTCGGCGTGACTCCGCTCGACTACTACGGGTCCACCGAGTCGTATCCGCTGATCGGCAACTTCCCCGGCGTACCGGTCAAGGCCGGTTCCATGGGCCGCCGTATGCCCGGCTGGGACGTACGGCTGCTGGACGGCGACGGCCGGGAGGTGCCCCCCGGGCAACCCGGTGAGATCTCCCTGCGCGCGGGCTCCAACCCCCAGTACCCGCTGGGCTACTGGAACCGGCCCGAGGCGTCCGAGGAGGCGTTCGGCGGCACCTGGTACCGGACGAAGGACCAGGCCGTCATGGACGAGGACGGATACTTCTGGTTCCTCGGCCGGACCGACGACGTGATCAAGACCTCCGGATACCGGGTCGGCCCGTACGAGGTCGAGGACGTGCTGCGGCGCCACCCGGCGGTCGCCGACGCCGGCGTCGTGGGCGTGCCCGACGCGGTGCGCGGCCAGGCCGTGAAGGCATGGATCGAACTGAACCCCGGCTACGAACCGGGCCCCGGCCTGGCCGACGAGATCACCGACTTCGCCCGCACCGCCTATTCACGCTTCGCCTATCCGCGGCTCGTCGAGTTCGTGGACGAACTGCCGCGCTCGGCCACCGGAAAGATCCAGCGCGCGGCCCTCCGCGCACGGGACAGCGCCCCAGCCGACGCCTCCCCGAATACCGCCCCGACAGCCCCCGTCCGTACAGCCCCCGCCCCAGCAGCCCCCGCCGAAGGGCCAGATCAGAAGGAACAAGGACATGACGACGGAGCACCAGGCAAAGCCGGCGAAGGAACCGCACCCCGACGCGACGCCTGA
- a CDS encoding MFS transporter produces MTTEHQAKPAKEPHPDATPDGAVAPPPDSAIERAVDSKGRRKVTAATAIGNFVEWFDSGAYAIMSATIAGLFFPQYDDAAALLATWAVFGGGFVARPLGAAFFGRYGDRIGRNRMLALSVLCMSGATFLIGLLPGYATIGIAAPAMLFVLRALQGFSTGGEYTGASAFIMEYAPEGRRARYASIVPLTVGLASVAGAMVGLLITYTLDEAALQSWGWRIPFLLAGPLGLIGLYLRSRIQDTPVFRAMEQREAVRKAPLREAARVCRRQVLTLFGYSITNAVGYYLMSSYLIAYMSEEVGYSKTETMLISVVTMLAYSGACPLMAAASDRYGRKPMLLVACGGFAVATLPAFWLIGAGLGGALIGAPILGVLVAVIGTSNVPAMVEMFPGQLRASGSAIGYTAAYVLFGGTAPFVATGLVSLSGTPLAPGLYLMSLAVLSGLVVLFSFRETVRLPLTRTTVLEK; encoded by the coding sequence ATGACGACGGAGCACCAGGCAAAGCCGGCGAAGGAACCGCACCCCGACGCGACGCCTGACGGCGCGGTCGCCCCGCCTCCCGACAGCGCGATCGAAAGGGCCGTAGACAGCAAGGGCCGCCGCAAGGTCACGGCCGCCACCGCCATCGGCAACTTCGTCGAATGGTTCGACTCGGGCGCGTACGCCATCATGTCCGCGACCATCGCCGGGCTCTTCTTCCCGCAGTACGACGACGCGGCGGCACTGCTGGCGACATGGGCGGTCTTCGGCGGGGGATTCGTCGCCCGTCCGCTCGGCGCGGCCTTCTTCGGGCGCTACGGCGACCGCATAGGCCGCAACAGGATGCTCGCGCTGAGCGTGCTGTGCATGAGCGGCGCCACGTTCCTCATCGGGCTGCTGCCCGGCTACGCCACCATCGGCATCGCCGCACCCGCGATGCTCTTCGTACTCCGCGCCCTCCAGGGCTTCTCCACCGGAGGCGAATACACCGGCGCCTCGGCCTTCATCATGGAGTACGCGCCCGAGGGCCGCCGCGCCCGCTACGCCAGCATCGTGCCGCTCACCGTCGGACTGGCCTCCGTGGCGGGCGCCATGGTGGGGCTGCTGATCACCTACACCCTCGACGAGGCGGCACTGCAAAGCTGGGGCTGGCGCATCCCCTTCCTGCTCGCCGGGCCCCTCGGCCTGATCGGCCTCTATCTGCGCAGCCGGATCCAGGACACCCCGGTCTTCCGCGCCATGGAGCAGCGCGAGGCGGTACGGAAGGCGCCGTTGAGGGAAGCGGCACGAGTCTGCCGCAGGCAGGTGCTGACGCTCTTCGGCTACAGCATCACCAACGCCGTCGGCTACTACCTGATGAGCAGCTACCTCATCGCGTACATGTCCGAGGAGGTCGGCTACAGCAAGACGGAGACGATGCTCATCAGCGTCGTGACGATGCTCGCCTACAGCGGGGCCTGCCCCCTGATGGCCGCGGCGAGCGACCGCTACGGCCGCAAGCCCATGCTGCTGGTGGCCTGCGGCGGCTTCGCCGTCGCCACTCTGCCCGCCTTCTGGCTGATCGGCGCGGGACTGGGCGGCGCCCTGATCGGCGCCCCGATCCTCGGCGTCCTGGTAGCGGTCATCGGCACCTCCAACGTGCCGGCGATGGTCGAGATGTTCCCCGGCCAGCTACGCGCCAGCGGCTCGGCCATCGGCTACACGGCCGCCTACGTCCTCTTCGGCGGCACGGCGCCGTTCGTCGCCACCGGCCTCGTCTCCCTGTCCGGGACCCCGCTGGCTCCCGGCCTGTATCTGATGAGCCTGGCGGTCCTCTCCGGACTGGTGGTGCTCTTCTCCTTCCGGGAGACCGTGCGCCTGCCGCTGACCCGTACGACGGTCCTGGAGAAGTGA
- a CDS encoding DUF1345 domain-containing protein, which yields MSSTRLPVSAVTRLGGAAVAGALAGTVVGVSVDTPLGVLAGIAATETCFVVAGWAVLWPMDAAATHRNAGREDFRPLTEELVVVAAALCGLGGIVVLLLGNSDTSHAATALAGVFMAWAALHLMYATRYAYLYYLESAGGIDFNSREPPAYRDFFYFSYNLGMTYQVSDTDVSSPSIRAMVLRHCLLSYAFGTSILATAINLVVGIVSA from the coding sequence ATGAGCAGCACACGGTTGCCCGTTTCGGCGGTCACACGACTCGGCGGCGCGGCCGTCGCGGGAGCGTTGGCGGGGACCGTGGTCGGGGTGTCCGTCGATACGCCGCTGGGCGTTCTCGCGGGTATCGCCGCGACCGAGACCTGCTTCGTCGTGGCGGGCTGGGCGGTGCTCTGGCCCATGGACGCCGCCGCCACCCATCGCAACGCGGGACGTGAGGACTTCCGCCCCCTCACCGAGGAACTCGTCGTCGTGGCAGCCGCGTTGTGCGGCCTGGGAGGCATCGTGGTGCTGCTGCTCGGCAATTCCGACACCAGCCATGCCGCGACCGCCCTCGCCGGTGTGTTCATGGCCTGGGCAGCGCTGCACCTGATGTACGCCACCCGGTACGCGTATCTGTACTACCTGGAGTCCGCGGGCGGAATCGACTTCAACTCCCGCGAGCCACCGGCCTATCGGGACTTCTTCTACTTCAGCTACAACCTCGGCATGACCTACCAGGTCTCCGACACCGACGTCTCAAGTCCGTCGATCCGCGCCATGGTTCTGCGGCACTGCCTGCTGTCGTACGCCTTCGGCACCAGCATCCTGGCCACCGCCATCAACCTCGTCGTGGGCATCGTCAGCGCCTGA
- a CDS encoding YciI family protein, protein MAKYLLLKHYRGAPAAVNDVPMDKWTPEEISAHVQYMNDFASRLETTGEFVDGQALAPEGTWVRYDGEGRPPVTDGPFAETKDLIAGWMVIDVDSHERAVELAGELSAAPGAGGKPIHEWLELRPFLTAPPTITE, encoded by the coding sequence ATGGCCAAGTACCTGCTGCTCAAGCACTACCGCGGAGCCCCGGCCGCGGTGAACGACGTTCCCATGGACAAGTGGACGCCGGAGGAGATCTCGGCCCACGTGCAGTACATGAACGACTTCGCGTCCCGTCTGGAGACCACCGGCGAGTTCGTCGACGGCCAGGCGCTCGCCCCCGAGGGGACGTGGGTCCGCTACGACGGCGAGGGCCGCCCGCCCGTCACCGACGGCCCGTTCGCCGAGACCAAGGACCTCATCGCCGGATGGATGGTGATCGACGTCGACAGCCACGAGCGGGCCGTGGAGCTCGCCGGGGAACTGTCGGCCGCCCCCGGGGCGGGCGGGAAGCCGATCCACGAGTGGCTCGAACTGCGCCCGTTCCTGACCGCGCCGCCCACCATCACCGAGTGA